In one Pseudomonas sp. SG20056 genomic region, the following are encoded:
- a CDS encoding 2-isopropylmalate synthase → MSSNDRVIIFDTTLRDGEQSPGASMTGEEKLRIAKALERLRVDVIEAGFAIASPGDFAAVKAIADSIKDSTVCSLSRALDADIDRAAEALKGANSGRIHTFIATSPIHMQHKLRMQPDQVVEQAVHAIKRARNLCSDVEFSCEDAGRSELDFLCRIIEAAIDAGARTINIPDTVGYAIPHQYAETIRQLLNRVPNADKAVFSVHCHNDLGLAVANSLAAVVAGARQVECTINGLGERAGNAALEEIVMAIKTREDLLGVHTRIDTPHILSTSRMVSGITGFPVQPNKAIVGANAFAHESGIHQDGVLKHRETYEIMSAQSVGWHTNKLSLGKLSGRNAFRSRLDELGIVLAGEAELNAAFARFKDLADKKQEIFDEDLQALVSDTLAEEAPEHFKLITLEVASKTGEVPQAQVVVSVAGAEHGGNALGSGPVDATFRAIEAIASSEATLQLYSVNAITQGTDSQGEVTVRLEKGGRIVNGNGADTDILVASAKAYINALNLMQAGQKAHPQAADV, encoded by the coding sequence ATGAGCAGCAACGATCGCGTCATTATTTTCGATACCACCCTGCGTGACGGCGAGCAGAGCCCCGGCGCGTCGATGACCGGTGAAGAAAAGCTGCGCATCGCCAAGGCCCTTGAGCGTCTGCGGGTTGATGTGATCGAAGCCGGCTTTGCCATCGCCAGCCCGGGCGACTTTGCGGCGGTCAAGGCGATTGCCGACAGCATCAAGGACAGCACCGTGTGCAGCCTGTCGCGGGCTCTGGATGCGGACATCGACCGCGCCGCCGAAGCACTCAAGGGTGCCAACAGCGGGCGTATCCACACTTTTATCGCCACCAGCCCGATTCATATGCAACACAAACTGCGCATGCAGCCGGATCAGGTCGTCGAGCAGGCCGTGCATGCGATCAAACGCGCGCGCAACCTGTGCAGCGACGTGGAGTTCTCCTGCGAGGACGCCGGTCGGTCCGAACTCGATTTCCTCTGCCGCATTATTGAAGCGGCCATCGATGCCGGTGCGCGCACCATCAATATTCCCGATACGGTTGGCTATGCCATTCCGCATCAGTACGCCGAGACCATCCGCCAGCTGCTCAACCGTGTGCCCAACGCCGATAAAGCGGTGTTCTCCGTGCATTGCCACAATGACCTAGGCTTGGCCGTGGCCAACTCACTAGCGGCTGTGGTGGCGGGTGCCCGTCAGGTTGAGTGCACCATCAACGGCCTTGGTGAGCGCGCCGGTAATGCCGCGCTGGAAGAGATCGTTATGGCGATCAAGACCCGTGAAGACTTGCTCGGCGTGCACACGCGTATCGATACTCCGCACATCCTCAGCACTTCGCGCATGGTCTCGGGCATCACCGGTTTTCCAGTGCAGCCGAACAAGGCCATTGTCGGCGCCAATGCCTTTGCCCACGAGTCCGGTATTCACCAGGACGGCGTACTCAAGCACCGCGAAACCTACGAAATCATGTCTGCCCAGTCAGTGGGCTGGCACACCAACAAGCTGTCGCTGGGCAAGTTGTCCGGGCGCAACGCCTTCCGTTCGCGTCTGGACGAGCTGGGGATCGTGCTGGCAGGCGAGGCTGAGTTGAACGCTGCGTTCGCCCGTTTCAAAGACTTGGCCGACAAGAAGCAGGAAATCTTTGATGAAGACCTGCAAGCCCTGGTGTCCGACACCCTGGCCGAAGAAGCACCGGAGCACTTCAAGCTGATCACCCTGGAGGTGGCGAGCAAAACCGGCGAAGTGCCGCAGGCGCAAGTGGTGGTGAGCGTTGCGGGGGCCGAGCACGGTGGTAATGCCCTGGGGTCCGGTCCGGTGGACGCAACCTTCCGGGCCATCGAGGCGATTGCCAGTTCCGAGGCCACTTTGCAGCTGTATTCGGTCAACGCCATCACCCAGGGCACCGACTCGCAGGGTGAAGTGACTGTGCGGCTGGAAAAGGGCGGGCGCATCGTCAACGGCAACGGCGCGGACACCGACATTCTGGTGGCCTCGGCCAAGGCCTATATCAATGCGCTGAACCTGATGCAGGCCGGGCAGAAAGCGCACCCACAGGCGGCTGACGTTTGA
- a CDS encoding energy transducer TonB, which produces MIAELRRRAYLSAMQVANWLPRVELPFAAPSRPELLQPLVEVEPEQEVAAAVPQAVAEAAPAYEPPRTETAVFASVTRPKIEVPRPAPQGRMAKVEPATVDAETQVTSQPTPVAPPRFALQLLRAGACAVLVELPTGEPLQGRDPAYLLLKDLLRAAGLPDSPQLIGEPVRWPLLVRGQIDQGPQAALEYVQSFVGARLEEQEPCSCLWLVGLPAIRFAGEATADAYNRELQVEGPGAAWALPGLELLMDEPERKRELWQAMRRVRQRWLAAN; this is translated from the coding sequence TTGATTGCAGAACTGCGCCGCCGTGCCTACCTGAGCGCCATGCAGGTGGCCAACTGGCTGCCGCGTGTGGAGTTACCGTTTGCCGCGCCTTCGCGCCCGGAACTGCTGCAACCGCTGGTTGAGGTCGAGCCTGAGCAGGAGGTAGCCGCTGCCGTGCCACAGGCGGTGGCTGAAGCTGCGCCGGCCTATGAGCCGCCGCGTACCGAAACCGCCGTTTTCGCGTCAGTTACCCGCCCCAAGATCGAAGTACCGCGTCCGGCGCCTCAGGGGCGCATGGCCAAGGTGGAGCCGGCTACAGTCGACGCAGAAACGCAGGTCACGTCCCAGCCAACGCCCGTCGCACCACCCCGTTTTGCCCTGCAATTGCTGCGTGCTGGCGCCTGTGCAGTACTGGTCGAATTGCCCACCGGTGAGCCACTGCAAGGGCGCGATCCGGCGTATCTGCTGCTCAAGGATCTGCTGCGTGCCGCCGGCCTGCCGGACAGTCCGCAGCTGATTGGCGAGCCGGTGCGCTGGCCGCTGCTGGTGCGCGGGCAGATCGACCAGGGGCCGCAAGCGGCGCTGGAATATGTGCAGAGTTTTGTCGGCGCGCGGCTGGAAGAGCAGGAGCCGTGCAGCTGCCTATGGCTGGTGGGGCTGCCGGCGATTCGTTTTGCCGGGGAAGCCACTGCCGACGCCTACAACCGCGAGCTGCAAGTAGAGGGCCCGGGCGCTGCCTGGGCGCTGCCGGGCCTGGAACTGCTGATGGATGAGCCAGAACGCAAGCGTGAGCTGTGGCAAGCCATGCGCCGCGTGCGTCAGCGCTGGTTGGCTGCCAATTGA
- the rimI gene encoding ribosomal protein S18-alanine N-acetyltransferase produces MSDAISFRPMTAADIDAVLKIEYAAFSHPWTRGIFTDSLTAYNCWVMFEGQQQVGHGVIQIIMDEAHLLNITVKAESQGRGLGLKLLEHLMQEAQKQGANDCFLEVRASNQVAYRLYERYGFNEVGRRRDYYPAVGGREDALVMVCPLFD; encoded by the coding sequence ATGAGTGATGCAATCAGCTTCCGCCCGATGACGGCGGCGGATATCGATGCGGTGCTGAAAATCGAATATGCCGCCTTCAGCCACCCTTGGACGCGCGGCATCTTTACCGACAGCCTGACCGCTTACAACTGCTGGGTGATGTTTGAAGGCCAGCAGCAGGTCGGCCACGGCGTGATCCAGATCATCATGGATGAGGCACACTTGCTCAATATCACCGTCAAGGCGGAAAGCCAGGGGCGTGGTCTGGGTTTAAAACTGCTCGAACACCTGATGCAGGAGGCCCAGAAGCAGGGTGCCAATGACTGTTTTCTGGAGGTGCGCGCGAGTAATCAGGTGGCTTACCGCCTCTATGAGCGCTACGGCTTTAACGAGGTTGGCCGGCGTCGCGATTACTACCCAGCCGTCGGTGGCCGTGAGGATGCCTTGGTGATGGTCTGCCCGCTGTTTGACTAG
- a CDS encoding 5'-nucleotidase C-terminal domain-containing protein, with translation MRLSASLLAVFCLFATAQATSAERSFTILHTNDWQSRLLGFGPNNEYSPATTGDDDTVGGVARLATLLDQRRAAAGEQPVLLLDGGDFSMGTLFHTVTRETGGELRLMTELGYDAATLGNHEFDFRPAGLAAMISSAHKIKGDALMPLLSSNLGFDPARKEDDSLQVHYEAGRIAPYKLIDKGGIRFGLFGLLGNNAVAVSPMIKPAVFADPVATAQAMVAKLREEGAEVVILLSHMGVVQQEDGSWRGEEVELVEQVPGIDIVVGGHSHTALAQPVLVNGRTPVMQAGSEIQHLGELRMRLPADGKPQVVDYQLHPINDQIAGSAAVTAKVEDFKQVVSAQMLAPKGYTFDQPLAKVDKTLTRAHDDPILGNLVTDALRHATGSDVSFTGNGTIRDNLIMGRYGVQAVSDLFRIAPLGVGELDDAPGYPLIKVYVSGQELKNLLEVLLLAYQVRESKSYYPRVSGLRFSYNPWRVPFDRVSRIELGDPIKGYTPLDLADQRLYSIGATSYVGSFTWLVSDLTKGLLSVQPKDAEGRPLAAIKDAIIDADPQQPGVQEYKEWQGLLDHIRSMPDLDGDGLADIPTQGAAAEQRMLRVPSLQPAELYHYAGPLQWGVSLVLLAGVLLIVWLLRRRRA, from the coding sequence ATGCGCCTGTCTGCTTCGTTGCTTGCAGTGTTCTGCTTATTCGCCACCGCTCAGGCCACCAGTGCCGAGCGCAGTTTTACCATCCTGCACACCAACGACTGGCAATCACGCCTGCTCGGCTTCGGCCCGAACAACGAATACTCCCCAGCGACCACCGGCGATGACGATACCGTCGGCGGCGTTGCGCGCCTGGCCACCTTGCTGGATCAGCGCCGCGCTGCTGCTGGCGAGCAACCGGTGCTGCTGCTCGATGGCGGCGACTTCAGCATGGGCACGCTGTTTCACACCGTGACCCGCGAAACCGGTGGCGAGCTGCGCCTGATGACCGAGCTGGGCTATGACGCGGCGACCCTGGGCAATCACGAATTCGATTTTCGTCCTGCCGGGTTGGCCGCGATGATCAGCTCGGCGCACAAGATCAAGGGCGATGCGCTGATGCCGCTGCTGTCGAGTAACCTCGGCTTTGACCCCGCGCGCAAGGAAGACGACAGCTTGCAGGTTCATTACGAGGCCGGGCGCATTGCGCCTTACAAGCTGATCGACAAGGGCGGCATTCGTTTTGGCTTGTTCGGCCTGCTCGGTAACAACGCCGTGGCAGTCAGCCCGATGATCAAACCGGCGGTGTTTGCCGATCCGGTCGCGACTGCCCAAGCCATGGTCGCCAAGCTGCGCGAGGAGGGTGCCGAGGTGGTGATTCTGCTTTCGCACATGGGTGTGGTGCAGCAGGAAGACGGCAGCTGGCGCGGTGAAGAGGTCGAACTGGTCGAACAGGTGCCGGGCATCGACATCGTCGTTGGCGGTCACTCGCACACGGCTCTGGCGCAGCCTGTGCTGGTCAATGGGCGCACGCCTGTGATGCAGGCCGGCTCCGAGATTCAGCACCTGGGTGAATTGCGTATGCGTTTGCCGGCGGATGGCAAACCGCAGGTGGTCGATTACCAGCTGCACCCGATCAATGACCAGATTGCCGGCAGCGCTGCGGTGACTGCCAAGGTTGAGGACTTCAAGCAGGTGGTCAGCGCGCAGATGCTCGCGCCCAAGGGGTACACCTTCGACCAGCCGCTGGCGAAGGTCGATAAAACCCTGACCCGCGCCCATGACGATCCGATTCTCGGCAATCTGGTCACCGACGCGCTGCGCCATGCGACGGGCAGCGATGTGTCATTCACCGGCAATGGCACCATTCGCGACAACCTGATCATGGGCCGGTATGGCGTGCAGGCGGTGTCTGATCTGTTCCGCATCGCTCCGCTGGGCGTTGGTGAGCTGGATGATGCGCCGGGTTATCCGCTGATCAAGGTGTATGTCAGCGGGCAGGAGCTGAAGAACCTGCTCGAAGTACTGCTGCTGGCCTATCAGGTGCGCGAAAGCAAAAGCTATTACCCGCGTGTGTCCGGCCTGCGCTTCAGCTACAACCCCTGGCGCGTGCCGTTTGACCGGGTCAGCCGGATTGAACTGGGCGACCCGATCAAGGGTTACACGCCGCTGGACCTGGCCGATCAGCGTCTCTACAGCATCGGTGCCACCAGCTATGTCGGCAGTTTCACCTGGCTGGTCAGCGACCTGACCAAGGGTCTGCTCAGCGTGCAGCCAAAGGATGCCGAGGGGCGGCCACTGGCGGCGATCAAGGATGCAATCATTGATGCTGATCCGCAGCAGCCCGGCGTGCAGGAATACAAAGAGTGGCAGGGGCTGCTTGACCATATTCGCAGCATGCCGGATCTGGATGGCGATGGCCTGGCTGATATCCCGACCCAGGGCGCGGCCGCCGAGCAACGCATGCTGCGTGTGCCCAGTCTGCAGCCAGCCGAGCTGTACCATTATGCCGGGCCCCTGCAATGGGGCGTGAGCCTGGTGCTGTTGGCGGGTGTGTTGCTGATTGTCTGGTTGTTGCGTCGCCGTCGCGCCTGA
- the can gene encoding carbonate dehydratase, whose protein sequence is MSDLQHLFDNNARWAEAIKEEDPEFFAKLAQQQVPEYLWIGCSDARVPANEIVGLLPGDLFVHRNVANVVLHTDLNCLSVIQYAVDVLKVKHILVTGHYGCGGVRASMQDTQFGLIDGWLRSIRDLYYEHREHLAQLPSEEEQVDRLCELNVIQQVANVSHTTIVQNAWHRGQPLAVHGCIYGIKDGRWKNLNVTVSGMEQLPPQYRLRPLGQR, encoded by the coding sequence ATGAGCGATTTACAGCACCTCTTCGACAACAACGCGCGTTGGGCCGAAGCGATCAAGGAAGAAGATCCCGAGTTCTTCGCCAAGCTGGCTCAGCAGCAGGTGCCCGAATACCTGTGGATCGGCTGCTCCGATGCGCGGGTGCCGGCTAACGAGATCGTCGGCCTGCTGCCGGGCGATCTGTTCGTGCATCGCAACGTCGCCAACGTGGTGCTGCACACCGACCTCAACTGCCTCTCGGTGATCCAGTACGCGGTCGATGTGCTCAAGGTCAAACATATCCTGGTTACCGGGCACTACGGTTGTGGCGGCGTACGCGCATCGATGCAGGACACCCAGTTCGGCCTGATCGACGGTTGGCTGCGCAGCATTCGCGACCTCTACTACGAGCACCGCGAACACCTGGCGCAGTTGCCCAGCGAAGAAGAGCAGGTCGATCGCCTCTGTGAGCTCAACGTGATCCAGCAGGTGGCCAACGTCAGCCATACCACCATCGTGCAGAACGCCTGGCATCGTGGGCAGCCGCTGGCGGTGCATGGCTGCATCTACGGCATCAAGGACGGCCGCTGGAAGAACCTCAACGTCACTGTCAGCGGCATGGAACAGCTGCCGCCGCAATACCGCCTGCGCCCGCTCGGTCAGCGCTGA
- a CDS encoding DMT family transporter: MSSSVRLALAGLLLATLCWSGNALVARAFAGEIPPFALSFWRWSLALVLLLPFVAKPLWQHRAALRAASWRLLVLAGVGIAGYNSLLYAAAQTTAAINITLVNTCLPLMTFIGAGLLLGEWPHRRAWWGMAVAAGGLLVLISKGSWASLSGLAFNKGDLIMLLAVADWALYSLLLRRWASYLLPIPPLALLGVLMLLGVPLILPFYLYELAQGAHFSVTPHNLAAIGYTAIFASLLAYLAWNHAIRILGAAKAALSNYLMPVFTALLGWLLLGEGLQTYHWAGAALIFAGLLLGTQVLAKNR, translated from the coding sequence ATGTCGTCTTCCGTGCGTCTCGCGCTGGCCGGCCTGCTGCTGGCGACGCTGTGTTGGTCCGGCAATGCCCTGGTGGCGCGAGCATTTGCCGGGGAGATTCCACCGTTTGCCTTGTCATTCTGGCGCTGGAGCCTGGCGCTGGTGCTGCTGTTGCCCTTCGTGGCCAAGCCGCTGTGGCAACACCGCGCGGCACTGCGTGCGGCCAGCTGGCGCTTGCTGGTGCTCGCCGGTGTCGGTATCGCCGGGTACAACAGCCTGCTGTATGCCGCTGCGCAAACCACCGCTGCGATCAATATCACCCTGGTCAACACCTGTCTGCCACTGATGACCTTTATCGGCGCGGGCCTGCTGCTTGGCGAGTGGCCGCATCGGCGCGCGTGGTGGGGTATGGCTGTGGCCGCAGGCGGGTTGCTGGTGCTGATCAGCAAAGGCAGCTGGGCCAGCCTCAGTGGCCTTGCCTTCAATAAAGGCGATCTGATTATGCTGCTGGCGGTGGCTGACTGGGCGCTCTATTCATTGCTGCTGCGGCGTTGGGCCAGCTACCTGCTGCCGATCCCACCGCTGGCCCTGCTTGGCGTACTGATGCTGCTGGGCGTGCCGCTGATTCTGCCGTTCTATCTCTACGAGCTGGCACAGGGCGCACACTTCAGCGTGACACCACACAACCTGGCTGCCATTGGCTACACCGCCATCTTCGCCTCACTACTTGCTTACCTCGCCTGGAACCACGCTATCCGCATTCTCGGTGCGGCCAAGGCCGCACTCTCCAACTACTTGATGCCAGTGTTTACTGCACTACTGGGCTGGCTGCTGCTAGGGGAGGGGCTGCAAACCTACCACTGGGCCGGTGCTGCGTTGATATTCGCTGGTCTGTTGCTGGGCACACAGGTGCTCGCAAAAAATCGCTGA
- a CDS encoding type II toxin-antitoxin system RelE/ParE family toxin, whose protein sequence is MIKSFQHKGLRKLFETGSTAGVQAAHAKRLRLQLAALDTALSVDDMDIPGFRLHPLKGEQRGRWSIMVNGNWRLTFEFRDGNAYVLDYEDYH, encoded by the coding sequence ATGATCAAATCTTTCCAGCACAAAGGGCTTCGTAAGCTCTTCGAAACGGGTAGCACGGCTGGTGTGCAGGCTGCTCATGCTAAGCGTTTGAGGTTGCAGCTTGCTGCTTTGGATACAGCCCTGTCTGTCGATGATATGGATATCCCAGGCTTCCGTCTGCATCCGCTCAAGGGTGAGCAGCGAGGGCGCTGGTCGATCATGGTGAACGGCAACTGGCGGCTGACGTTCGAATTTCGCGACGGAAACGCTTACGTCCTGGACTATGAGGATTACCACTAA
- a CDS encoding HigA family addiction module antitoxin, producing the protein MNMHNPPHPGEFINDIYLEPNGISGRELAVNLGVAPSTLSRVLKGTSRVTPEMALRLSVALGRSPESWLAMQDAYDLWNARQHVDLQHVGKLAFA; encoded by the coding sequence ATGAATATGCATAACCCCCCACACCCTGGTGAGTTCATCAACGATATCTATCTGGAGCCTAACGGCATCAGCGGCCGCGAACTGGCGGTAAATCTCGGTGTAGCACCATCTACCCTGAGCCGTGTTCTGAAAGGTACTAGCCGGGTAACGCCAGAAATGGCCCTGCGCCTGTCGGTAGCTCTTGGTCGTTCGCCTGAAAGTTGGCTGGCTATGCAGGATGCTTACGATCTATGGAATGCCCGCCAGCATGTTGACCTGCAACATGTTGGCAAGCTGGCTTTTGCCTGA
- a CDS encoding DNA-binding protein has product MADKLFAFYLLEPFGMREERIRALVKYLSPAVVSKKTGLERRRWGTVAHNLKVKVRIEDMDALLDAFPEYELWIWKGEVDPSKGQISPAYAEADVNLEELKAGSR; this is encoded by the coding sequence TTGGCAGACAAACTGTTTGCCTTTTACTTATTAGAACCTTTCGGAATGAGAGAAGAGCGAATTAGGGCTTTAGTGAAATATCTAAGCCCTGCAGTGGTTTCCAAGAAGACAGGCCTCGAGCGGCGCCGCTGGGGTACCGTCGCCCACAATTTGAAGGTGAAGGTGCGTATCGAGGACATGGATGCGCTGCTTGACGCATTTCCTGAATACGAGCTGTGGATTTGGAAGGGAGAGGTCGACCCAAGCAAAGGCCAGATCAGCCCGGCCTACGCCGAAGCAGACGTAAACTTGGAAGAACTCAAAGCGGGCAGCAGATAA
- a CDS encoding DNA-binding protein — protein MTTQHVNEPPFDVSFDLDGKRVIYLDCRNALMCSKEVYAAMLGVSVDTVISWMQSFTIPSVKMGRPRVVNLAQIRTDLAKGKTIFSQGDYAHG, from the coding sequence ATGACCACACAGCATGTAAACGAACCACCTTTCGATGTGAGCTTTGATCTGGATGGCAAGCGAGTGATCTACCTCGACTGTCGCAACGCCCTCATGTGTAGCAAAGAGGTGTACGCGGCAATGTTGGGTGTCAGCGTCGATACCGTTATTTCTTGGATGCAGAGCTTCACGATCCCCAGCGTGAAAATGGGCCGCCCGCGTGTGGTCAACCTGGCTCAGATTCGCACCGATCTGGCCAAAGGCAAAACCATTTTCTCCCAGGGGGATTACGCCCATGGATAA
- a CDS encoding tyrosine-type recombinase/integrase, with protein sequence MITKGENGWDVDFWLDRSAGIRKRKKAFRTKSEAERWVIDLKRQYSSRGRDPGERLSDLVNVWHELHGCTLKDKYRLPRTLAVVELLGNPIASSFTALDFSRFRMERLKTCTASTVNHEHRYIKSVFNELIRLGVWNEANPVANLRQLKVDEVELTFLSLDDCRLVLDECAASNNSHTLPVAKLCLATGARWDEAESITRAEVANCLVRFARTKNGKGRSVPIPSDLQALILERGYPGGGRLFSSCRSAFRKAYERTGLHTPGQLTHILRHTFASHYMMQGGNILALQKILGHGDIKMTMRYSHLAPDHFATALTFSPLALLTGNQNSA encoded by the coding sequence ATGATCACCAAGGGCGAAAACGGCTGGGACGTCGATTTCTGGCTGGATCGTTCTGCCGGCATCCGTAAGCGCAAGAAGGCATTTCGCACCAAGTCCGAGGCCGAACGCTGGGTGATCGACCTCAAGCGCCAATACTCGTCTCGCGGACGTGATCCAGGCGAGCGCTTATCCGATCTGGTTAACGTGTGGCATGAGCTGCACGGCTGCACCCTGAAAGACAAATACCGGCTGCCGCGCACCCTGGCTGTGGTTGAGCTGCTGGGCAACCCGATAGCCTCAAGCTTCACTGCCCTGGATTTCAGCCGCTTTCGTATGGAGCGCTTGAAGACCTGTACGGCCTCGACGGTCAACCATGAGCATCGCTACATCAAATCCGTGTTCAATGAGCTGATCCGCCTAGGCGTCTGGAATGAGGCCAACCCCGTGGCCAACCTGCGGCAATTGAAAGTGGATGAGGTAGAGCTGACGTTCTTGAGCCTGGACGATTGCCGGCTCGTCCTCGATGAATGCGCGGCATCCAACAACAGCCATACGCTGCCTGTCGCCAAGCTGTGCCTTGCAACGGGTGCTCGATGGGATGAAGCCGAAAGCATCACGCGCGCGGAAGTCGCAAACTGTCTAGTCAGGTTTGCCAGGACGAAAAACGGCAAGGGTCGATCAGTGCCAATACCGTCTGATCTGCAAGCGCTGATATTGGAGCGGGGTTATCCAGGGGGAGGGCGGTTGTTCAGTTCGTGCCGGTCGGCCTTCCGTAAAGCCTATGAGCGAACGGGGCTACATACACCCGGCCAGCTAACCCACATCCTGCGACACACCTTTGCCAGCCACTACATGATGCAGGGCGGGAACATCCTGGCGTTACAGAAAATCCTTGGCCATGGCGATATCAAGATGACGATGCGTTATTCGCATCTGGCCCCTGATCACTTCGCCACGGCGCTGACCTTTTCGCCGTTGGCTTTGCTGACTGGCAATCAGAACTCGGCCTGA
- the ychF gene encoding redox-regulated ATPase YchF: MGFNCGIVGLPNVGKSTLFNALTKSGIAAENFPFCTIEPNSGIVPMPDPRLAELAAIVNPKRILPTTMEFVDIAGLVEGASKGEGLGNKFLANIRETDAIAHVVRCFQDDNVIHVANSVDPKRDIEIIDLELIFADLDSCEKQLQKTTRNAKGGDKEAVAQKALLEKLIPHFSEGKPARTLMKTLGDDEKQLVRGFHLLTSKPVMYIANVAEDGFENNPLLDIVQAIADAEGAPVVPVCNKIEAEIAELDDGEEKDMFLEALGLEEPGLNRVIRAGYELLNLQTYFTAGVEEVRAWTVRVGATAPQAAGVIHTDFEKGFIRAEVIAYNDFIQYKGEAGTKEAGKWRLEGKDYIVKDGDVMHFRFNV; the protein is encoded by the coding sequence ATGGGATTCAACTGCGGCATCGTCGGCCTGCCCAACGTCGGCAAGTCCACCCTGTTTAACGCCCTCACCAAATCCGGTATTGCGGCCGAGAACTTTCCGTTCTGCACCATCGAGCCTAACAGCGGCATCGTGCCGATGCCTGACCCACGCCTCGCGGAGCTGGCAGCCATCGTCAACCCCAAGCGCATACTGCCCACCACCATGGAATTCGTCGATATCGCCGGCCTGGTAGAAGGAGCATCAAAGGGTGAAGGCCTGGGCAACAAGTTCCTCGCCAACATCCGTGAGACCGACGCCATCGCCCACGTGGTGCGCTGCTTCCAGGACGATAACGTGATTCACGTTGCTAACAGCGTCGACCCCAAGCGCGATATCGAAATCATCGACCTCGAACTGATCTTCGCCGATCTCGACAGCTGCGAAAAGCAACTGCAGAAGACCACTCGCAATGCCAAGGGCGGCGACAAAGAAGCTGTGGCACAGAAAGCCCTGCTGGAAAAGCTCATCCCCCACTTCAGCGAAGGTAAGCCAGCGCGCACCCTGATGAAGACCCTGGGTGACGACGAGAAGCAACTGGTACGTGGCTTCCACCTGCTCACCAGCAAGCCGGTGATGTACATCGCCAACGTCGCTGAAGACGGCTTCGAGAACAACCCACTGCTCGACATCGTCCAGGCCATTGCCGATGCCGAAGGCGCTCCCGTGGTGCCGGTATGCAACAAGATCGAAGCAGAAATCGCCGAGCTGGATGATGGCGAAGAAAAAGACATGTTCCTCGAAGCCCTGGGCCTCGAAGAACCCGGCCTGAACCGAGTAATCCGCGCGGGCTACGAACTGCTCAACCTGCAGACCTACTTCACCGCAGGCGTCGAAGAAGTCCGCGCCTGGACCGTCCGTGTCGGCGCCACCGCTCCGCAGGCTGCTGGCGTGATCCACACCGACTTCGAAAAAGGCTTTATCCGCGCCGAAGTAATCGCCTACAACGACTTCATCCAATACAAAGGCGAAGCTGGCACCAAAGAAGCCGGAAAATGGCGCTTGGAAGGCAAGGACTACATCGTGAAAGACGGCGACGTCATGCATTTCCGCTTTAACGTGTAA
- the pth gene encoding aminoacyl-tRNA hydrolase codes for MTAVQLIVGLGNPGPEYDQTRHNAGALFVERLADSQRINLSLDKKYFGLVGKFSHQGRDVRLLIPTTFMNRSGQAVAALANFFRIPPEAILVAHDELDMPPGVAKLKLGGGHGGHNGLRDIIAQLGNQNNFYRLRLGIGHPGHSSMVSNFVLGRAPRSEQELLDTSIDFALDTLPEILAGDWSKAMHKLHSQKATS; via the coding sequence ATGACTGCCGTACAACTGATCGTTGGCCTGGGTAACCCCGGCCCTGAATACGACCAGACTCGGCATAATGCTGGAGCCCTTTTCGTTGAGCGCCTGGCTGACAGCCAGCGCATCAACCTGAGCCTCGACAAAAAGTATTTTGGCCTGGTTGGCAAATTCAGCCATCAGGGCCGCGATGTTCGCCTGCTGATCCCCACCACCTTTATGAATCGCAGCGGCCAGGCCGTAGCGGCATTGGCGAATTTCTTCCGCATCCCGCCGGAAGCCATTCTGGTGGCGCACGACGAACTCGACATGCCCCCCGGCGTCGCCAAACTCAAACTGGGTGGCGGGCACGGCGGACATAACGGGCTGCGCGACATCATCGCCCAGCTCGGTAATCAGAATAATTTTTACCGCCTGCGGCTTGGCATCGGCCATCCCGGGCACAGCAGCATGGTTTCCAACTTCGTCCTCGGCCGCGCACCACGCAGCGAACAGGAACTGCTGGACACCAGCATCGACTTTGCCCTGGACACCCTGCCGGAAATACTCGCGGGCGACTGGAGCAAAGCCATGCACAAGCTGCACAGCCAGAAAGCCACCTCCTAA